From the genome of Populus alba chromosome 10, ASM523922v2, whole genome shotgun sequence, one region includes:
- the LOC118034498 gene encoding DUF21 domain-containing protein At4g14240, which yields MQLLNAVMATRMLTELGGQSNGDEIPFGSFSWFAYAGISCFLVIFAGTMSGLTLGLMSLGLVDLEILQRSGTSTEKKQAAAILPVVQKQHQLLVTLLLCNAASMEALPIYLDKLFNQYVAIILSVTFVLAFGEVIPQSICTRYGLAVGANFVWLVRILMIICYPISYPIGKVLDCVLGHNEALFRRAQLKALVSIHGLEAGKGGELTHDETTIISGALDLTEKTAEEAMTPIESTFSLDVNSKLDWEAMGKVLARGHSRVPVYSGNPKNIIGLLLVKSLLTVRPETETPVSAVSIRRIPRVPSDMPLYDILNEFQKGSSHMAAVVKAKGKSKALPPTIDGEEHEGNKVTGKESQLTAPLLSMPNEKLDSVVVDMDRVSRPSRQPSLQRNDASIKGMTLLSEDIEDGEVIGIITLEDVFEELLQEEIVDETDEYVDVHKRIRVAAAAAASSVARAPSSRRLTANKGAGGHQSKPGQTLKKSENDSSATRLQGTAGEPFLGNKR from the exons aTGCAACTGTTAAATGCGGTGATGGCGACGAGGATGTTGACGGAGTTAGGAGGTCAATCAAACGGAGACGAGATACCGTTTGGATCGTTCTCATGGTTTGCGTACGCAGGAATTTCTTGCTTCCTCGTTATCTTCGCAGGTACCATGTCTGGGCTTACCTTAGGCCTCATGTCTCTTGGTCTTGTCGACCTCGAAATTCTCCAACGTAGCGGCACTTCCACCGAGAAAAAACAAGCTG ctgCGATTCTTCCGGTGGTTCAAAAACAGCACCAGCTTCTGGTGACTCTGCTTCTTTGCAATGCTGCTTCTATGGAG GCTCTTCCTATATACTTGGATAAGCTTTTCAATCAGTATGTTGCTATAATACTTTCCGTGACTTTTGTTCTAGCTTTTGGGGAG gttatTCCACAATCAATATGCACCAGATATGGATTAGCTGTTGGGGCCAATTTCGTATGGCTTGTGCgaattttaatgataatttgTTATCCAATTTCATATCCCATCGGGAAG GTTCTGGATTGTGTATTAGGACATAACGAAGCATTATTTAGACGGGCACAATTAAAAGCCCTTGTTTCCATCCACGGCTTGGAG GCTGGCAAGGGTGGTGAACTCACACATGATGAGACAACAATTATTAGTGGGGCACTAGATTTGACTGAAAAG ACTGCTGAAGAGGCTATGACACCTATTGAGTCAACTTTCTCCCTAGATGTCAATTCAAAGTTGGACTG GGAGGCAATGGGAAAAGTTCTTGCACGCGGTCATAGCAGAGTTCCTGTATATTCTGGGAAtccaaaaaatatcattggacTACTTTTG GTGAAAAGCCTTCTCACTGTTCGACCTGAAACAGAGACCCCAGTTAGTGCAGTTTCAATCCGAAGAATTCCACG GGTTCCATCTGATATGCCTCTGTATGATATACTGAATGAGTTTCAAAAGGGTAGCAGTCATATGGCAGCTGTTGTGAAGGCCAAGGGGAAAAGCAAGGCTCTTCCACCAACAATTGATGGGGAAGAACATGAAGGAAACAAAGTAACTGGCAAAGAGTCCCAATTGACTGCTCCATTGTTGTCCATGCCAAATGAGAAGTTAGATAGCGTTGTTGTGGATATGGATAGGGTTTCAAGGCCAAGTAGGCAGCCTTCTTTACAGCGTAATGATGCTTCAATTAAAGGAATGACCCTGCTATCAGAGGACATTGAAGATGGTGAAGTAATTGGTATCATCACCCTAGAAGATGTATTTGAAGAACTTCTGCAG GAGGAGATTGTGGATGAAACAGATGAATATGTAGATGTACATAAAAG AATCCGTGTggctgcagctgcagctgcttcATCTGTGGCACGGGCACCATCAAGTCGAAGGTTAACAGCCAATAAGGGAGCT GGAGGCCACCAAAGTAAGCCGGGGCAAACACTGAAGAAATCGGAGAATGATTCAAGTGCCACAAGGTTACAAGGGACTGCCGGTGAGCCTTTTCTTGGAAACAAGAGATAA